The following coding sequences lie in one Brevibacterium marinum genomic window:
- a CDS encoding helix-turn-helix domain-containing protein: MTERAAESDTVSVESVAQAVNLVARGTHVDRSRLEAELGRRPVLVDSLLDLSTTMVRWRQKDHERAALLESASELIQVRDTKRLLQKLVDRAKSLIGCDIAYLSEYSPDTDELNVRASRGAISLQLPALRVPPGVGLAGRVVRDRAAHWTSDYDLTQLPHERRVDSAVKAEGMESLLGVPMVVDGEVLGALFAANRYPHDFGADEITLLSALADHASVILKTARLMGELAEAAALSAASEELAAAKANTLQRLVEVEEQLTQLVLQGHGAAAVTDVIAETLRAEVLIVDSRLLESPEFPSNESSSPGFSSDDGLLGDSDASRGEILAALDTSHRTGRSAQVADDERLIVASVASNSRRHSGLFVRFRNALKDGDHSIVAQAAQSLALIHMNEQSRADAENRVRGELALDLIADTRSLDELRARARSGNFTLLGPWQLIVVQAGPADFDRIGSYLARIEPRILMTQRSPGLTVLLPRSAHRTRTQLEELLAASDVLRESLIVVSDTGFQRSQLRTAEDELWSCVRVLNALSIARGVCPAEDFAPYTAMFGTAPEHVGQFMERMLEPLRQWDRRQSADLVTTLRAYFEHGSSISRTAAALSVHINTVKLRLERIDTVLDNDWRAPEYAFRLHVALRLDQLQRKV; the protein is encoded by the coding sequence ATGACGGAGCGCGCAGCGGAATCAGACACGGTATCAGTGGAGTCCGTCGCGCAGGCAGTCAATCTGGTGGCGCGTGGAACGCATGTCGACCGCAGCCGGCTGGAAGCAGAACTCGGACGCCGACCCGTGTTGGTCGATTCACTGCTCGATCTGTCCACCACCATGGTGCGCTGGCGACAGAAGGATCATGAACGCGCCGCCCTGCTCGAAAGCGCCTCGGAACTCATCCAGGTCAGGGACACGAAGCGTCTTCTGCAGAAGCTCGTCGACAGGGCCAAGTCGCTGATCGGCTGCGACATCGCCTACCTCTCGGAATACAGCCCGGACACCGACGAGCTCAACGTCAGAGCCAGCCGCGGAGCCATATCGCTCCAGCTCCCAGCACTGCGCGTACCACCCGGAGTCGGACTCGCAGGCCGCGTCGTCCGCGACCGAGCCGCCCACTGGACCTCCGACTACGACCTGACTCAGCTGCCTCATGAGCGACGCGTCGACTCAGCTGTCAAGGCGGAAGGCATGGAATCGCTCCTCGGCGTGCCCATGGTCGTCGACGGCGAGGTCCTCGGTGCCCTGTTCGCGGCGAATCGCTACCCGCATGACTTCGGTGCCGATGAGATCACCCTGCTCTCCGCACTGGCCGACCACGCCTCGGTGATCCTCAAGACCGCACGGCTCATGGGCGAACTCGCCGAGGCGGCCGCGCTGTCAGCTGCCTCGGAAGAACTGGCCGCGGCCAAGGCGAATACCTTACAGCGCCTCGTTGAGGTCGAAGAGCAGCTGACCCAGTTGGTGCTGCAGGGCCACGGTGCAGCAGCCGTCACGGACGTCATCGCCGAAACCCTCCGTGCCGAGGTCCTCATCGTGGACAGCCGGTTGCTCGAATCCCCCGAGTTCCCATCGAACGAATCCTCATCGCCGGGGTTCTCATCCGACGACGGGCTCCTCGGAGACTCCGATGCGAGCAGAGGGGAGATTCTGGCCGCGCTGGACACCAGCCACCGCACCGGGCGCAGTGCTCAGGTCGCCGACGATGAGCGACTCATCGTCGCTTCGGTGGCATCGAACAGTCGTCGGCACAGCGGACTGTTCGTGCGCTTCCGCAACGCCTTGAAAGACGGCGACCACAGCATCGTCGCTCAAGCCGCACAGTCCCTGGCCCTCATCCACATGAACGAGCAGTCTCGTGCCGATGCCGAGAACCGTGTGCGCGGCGAGCTGGCCCTCGACCTCATCGCCGACACCAGAAGTCTGGACGAGCTGCGAGCGCGAGCGCGCTCCGGCAACTTCACCCTACTCGGCCCCTGGCAGCTGATCGTGGTCCAAGCCGGCCCCGCTGACTTCGACCGCATCGGCTCATATCTGGCTCGGATCGAGCCGCGGATCCTCATGACCCAGCGCTCCCCCGGCCTGACCGTGCTGCTGCCCCGCTCGGCTCATCGGACCCGGACACAGCTGGAGGAACTCCTCGCGGCATCAGACGTCCTGCGCGAGAGCCTGATCGTCGTCTCCGACACCGGATTCCAGCGTTCTCAGCTGCGTACCGCAGAGGACGAGCTGTGGTCGTGCGTGCGAGTCCTCAATGCGCTCTCGATCGCCAGAGGCGTCTGTCCCGCCGAGGACTTCGCACCCTACACAGCCATGTTCGGCACAGCCCCCGAGCACGTCGGACAGTTCATGGAGCGCATGCTCGAACCCCTCCGACAATGGGACCGGAGGCAGTCGGCCGATCTGGTCACCACTCTGCGCGCATACTTCGAACACGGCAGCAGCATCAGCCGCACCGCCGCCGCTCTCTCGGTTCACATCAACACCGTCAAACTCCGACTGGAGCGCATCGATACGGTACTCGACAACGACTGGCGAGCCCCCGAATACGCGTTCCGCCTCCACGTCGCACTCCGTCTGGATCAGCTTCAGCGCAAGGTCTGA
- a CDS encoding pyridoxal phosphate-dependent aminotransferase — MYRQSSKLANVLYDIRGPVLEEAEAMETAGHTILKLNIGNPAPFGFEAPEAIVHDMVNHLPVAQGYSDSRGILSGRRAVVQYYETQGIHNLDTSEVFLGNGVSELITLSLQALCNPGDEILVPSPDYPLWTASVALAGGTPKHYVCDEATAWQPDLEDLEAKITENTRGIVVINPNNPTGAVYSRETLKKIVDIARRHGLIIFADEIYEKITYDGVEMVNMATLTGDDVLCLTYSGLSKAYRIAGYRAGWLAITGPLSEAKSYLEGIKLLANMRMCANVPAQHAIQAALGGKQSIEDLVLPQGRLGAQMDVAHEGLNAIDGVSAHRASGALYMFAKLDVDTFDITDDEQFALDLLREQKILVSHGTAFNWSRPDHFRLVTLPSVEVLDESINRLGEFLSGYKQKASTTCELPTVKDLSPAAG; from the coding sequence ATGTACAGGCAGTCGTCGAAATTGGCCAACGTCCTCTATGACATCCGGGGACCGGTCCTCGAAGAGGCCGAGGCGATGGAGACCGCAGGTCACACCATCCTCAAGCTCAATATCGGCAATCCCGCACCCTTCGGATTCGAAGCCCCCGAGGCGATCGTCCACGACATGGTCAACCATCTCCCCGTTGCACAGGGCTACTCCGACTCCCGTGGCATCCTGTCCGGACGCCGAGCCGTCGTCCAATATTACGAGACCCAAGGCATCCACAATCTGGACACCTCCGAGGTGTTCCTGGGCAATGGCGTCAGCGAGCTCATCACCCTGTCCCTGCAGGCACTGTGCAATCCCGGCGACGAGATCCTCGTCCCGAGCCCGGACTACCCGCTGTGGACCGCATCGGTCGCGCTGGCCGGCGGCACACCGAAGCACTACGTCTGCGACGAAGCCACCGCCTGGCAGCCCGACCTCGAGGATCTCGAAGCCAAGATCACCGAGAACACCCGCGGCATCGTCGTCATCAACCCGAACAACCCGACCGGTGCCGTCTACTCGCGCGAGACCCTGAAGAAGATCGTCGACATCGCACGTCGGCACGGCCTCATCATCTTCGCCGACGAGATCTACGAGAAGATCACCTACGACGGCGTCGAGATGGTCAACATGGCGACTCTCACCGGCGACGACGTGCTGTGCCTGACGTATTCCGGCTTGTCGAAGGCCTACCGGATCGCCGGATACCGCGCCGGCTGGCTGGCCATCACCGGCCCGCTTTCAGAGGCGAAGAGCTACCTCGAGGGAATCAAGCTCCTGGCCAATATGCGCATGTGTGCGAACGTTCCGGCCCAGCATGCGATCCAGGCGGCTCTGGGCGGAAAGCAGTCGATCGAGGACCTCGTCCTCCCGCAGGGTCGGCTCGGCGCTCAGATGGACGTCGCCCACGAGGGACTGAACGCCATCGACGGGGTGTCAGCCCACCGGGCCAGCGGCGCGCTGTACATGTTCGCAAAGCTCGACGTCGACACGTTCGACATCACAGATGACGAACAGTTCGCCCTCGATCTGCTGCGTGAGCAGAAGATCCTCGTCTCCCACGGCACGGCCTTCAACTGGTCGAGGCCGGACCACTTCCGACTCGTCACCCTGCCCTCGGTCGAAGTCCTCGACGAATCGATCAACCGCCTCGGCGAGTTCCTCTCCGGCTACAAGCAGAAGGCCAGCACCACCTGCGAACTGCCGACCGTCAAGGATCTGTCACCGGCAGCGGGGTGA
- a CDS encoding TetR family transcriptional regulator, giving the protein MVDSESHPRRRGRPRKVSSGDARKAIADAASAEFAQKGYDAASIRGIARRAEVDSALVHHYFESKAGLFAEVVRLPVRPDRIVRSAFDAPDDRLGESLVRTVLTAWERTAVRSIGVTVLRSAVSDSDAGRLIRQFLMRELKGSIAGRVEKSGVAPAEADLRATLVLTQMAGALIIRHVLELEPLASLSVGELTARLSPSVQGHLDGVGEGGRDGESGGSASG; this is encoded by the coding sequence GTGGTGGATTCTGAGTCTCATCCCCGTCGTCGGGGGCGTCCGCGCAAGGTGAGCAGCGGCGATGCGCGCAAGGCGATCGCCGATGCCGCGTCCGCAGAGTTCGCGCAGAAGGGCTACGACGCGGCTTCGATCCGCGGCATCGCCCGGCGGGCCGAGGTCGATTCCGCCCTCGTCCACCACTACTTCGAGTCCAAGGCGGGCCTCTTCGCCGAGGTGGTCAGGCTTCCCGTCCGCCCCGATCGGATCGTCCGGTCGGCCTTCGACGCCCCGGACGATCGCCTCGGCGAGTCGCTCGTGCGCACCGTGCTCACGGCGTGGGAGCGGACAGCGGTGAGGTCGATCGGGGTCACCGTGCTGCGCTCGGCGGTCAGCGATTCGGACGCCGGCCGTCTCATCAGGCAGTTCCTGATGCGCGAGCTCAAGGGGTCCATCGCGGGCAGGGTTGAGAAGAGCGGCGTCGCTCCCGCCGAGGCGGACCTGCGGGCCACGCTCGTGCTCACCCAGATGGCAGGGGCACTCATCATCCGCCACGTCCTCGAACTCGAGCCCCTTGCCTCGCTGTCGGTCGGTGAACTCACCGCGCGGCTCTCGCCGTCGGTGCAGGGTCATCTCGACGGGGTCGGAGAAGGCGGCAGAGATGGAGAGTCCGGCGGGAGTGCCTCCGGGTAG
- a CDS encoding ABC transporter ATP-binding protein, with translation MMNNGVETRGLTVRRGRTTVIDRLDLNVPRGAIVGLLGPSGSGKTTLMRAIVGVQIVADGRVTVLGEPAGAAVLRHRVGYMTQRASIYDDLTVRANLRYFARVQGASVADVDRVLERTDLLGQAEQLARTLSGGQTNRVSLAAAMLGSPDLLVLDEPTVGLDPVLRAALWDIFRRLSDDGTTLLVSSHVMDEATRCDRLLLMRDGAVIADTTPSEMLKSTGAGSAEDAFLAMITADSAQSGSPSRPEDLPSRPEHVTHLLSRDEAAPVRQRRKRSSRRTGGRR, from the coding sequence ATGATGAATAATGGGGTCGAGACGCGAGGACTCACCGTTCGCCGTGGTCGCACCACCGTGATCGACCGACTGGATCTGAACGTGCCCCGCGGCGCGATCGTCGGCTTGCTCGGGCCCAGCGGCAGTGGGAAGACCACCCTCATGCGGGCGATCGTCGGCGTGCAGATCGTCGCGGACGGCAGGGTCACCGTGCTCGGGGAGCCCGCCGGTGCCGCAGTGCTGCGTCACCGGGTGGGCTATATGACCCAGAGGGCCAGCATCTATGACGACCTCACGGTGCGCGCGAATCTGCGCTACTTCGCCCGTGTGCAGGGCGCGTCCGTCGCAGACGTGGACCGCGTTCTCGAGCGCACCGATCTCCTCGGACAGGCTGAGCAGCTTGCCCGCACGCTCTCCGGGGGACAGACCAATCGGGTATCCCTGGCCGCGGCGATGCTCGGTTCCCCGGATCTTCTCGTTCTCGATGAACCGACCGTCGGACTCGATCCCGTGCTGCGGGCCGCGCTGTGGGACATCTTCCGGCGGCTGTCCGACGACGGAACGACCCTGCTGGTCTCGAGTCATGTCATGGACGAGGCCACGCGCTGCGACCGCCTGCTGCTCATGCGCGACGGAGCGGTCATCGCCGACACCACGCCGTCGGAGATGCTTAAGTCGACCGGTGCCGGCAGCGCCGAGGACGCATTCCTCGCCATGATCACCGCCGATTCCGCGCAGAGCGGCTCCCCGTCTCGCCCCGAGGACTTGCCATCTCGACCCGAGCACGTGACACACCTGCTCTCACGCGATGAGGCTGCACCTGTGAGGCAGAGGCGGAAGAGGTCGAGTCGTCGGACAGGAGGCAGGCGATGA
- a CDS encoding ABC transporter permease — translation MTPMRTLVTAGRVLGQIRNDPRTIVLLLVVPSLLIGLVAWIFDETDAFATIGPAMLALFPFIVMFLVTSISTLRERRSGTLERLLSMPLGRGDFILGYTLAFGLLAVVQTAVAVTYATLVCGLEIEGSVWLLFVVAVADALLGTALGLLASAFARTEFQVVQFMPVLVFPQILLGGIFLPRDQLPEVLEVVGDWLPLSHAIDALTAVATGDEDSGYIWLRVAFIACWIVGAIVVGSLTLRRRTP, via the coding sequence ATGACTCCGATGCGAACTCTGGTCACAGCGGGCCGCGTGCTGGGCCAGATCCGGAACGATCCCCGCACGATCGTCCTGCTGCTCGTCGTGCCCAGCCTGCTCATCGGCCTCGTCGCCTGGATCTTCGACGAGACCGATGCCTTCGCGACCATCGGGCCGGCGATGCTCGCACTGTTCCCGTTCATCGTCATGTTCCTCGTCACGAGCATCTCGACCCTGCGCGAACGTCGCAGCGGAACCCTGGAACGTCTGCTCTCGATGCCGCTGGGACGCGGCGACTTCATCCTCGGCTACACGCTGGCCTTCGGCCTGCTTGCAGTGGTGCAGACGGCCGTGGCCGTCACCTATGCCACGCTGGTCTGCGGCCTCGAGATCGAGGGCTCCGTATGGCTGCTGTTCGTCGTCGCCGTTGCCGATGCCCTGCTCGGCACCGCCCTGGGGCTGCTCGCCAGCGCTTTCGCGCGCACCGAGTTCCAGGTCGTGCAGTTCATGCCTGTGCTCGTGTTCCCGCAGATCCTTCTGGGCGGGATCTTCCTGCCGCGTGACCAGCTGCCCGAGGTGCTCGAAGTCGTCGGTGATTGGCTGCCGCTGTCGCACGCCATCGACGCGCTGACGGCGGTCGCGACGGGCGATGAGGACTCCGGCTACATCTGGCTGCGCGTGGCCTTCATCGCCTGCTGGATCGTCGGTGCGATCGTCGTCGGCTCGCTGACCTTGCGGCGGAGGACGCCGTGA
- a CDS encoding GNAT family N-acetyltransferase, producing MDPIELPLTTDRLQLRTYRESDAEALLPVMSREDVSRYLLQDPWTAEDAKAEVAKRIPRTGLETESRALALVLETAEGLDDIEGSIVIGAIALWHDGESTEKAEIGWILDPAAGGHGFATEAAIAVLNLAFDHYGLHRVFAGMDARNTTSAKLAERIGMRQEAHLRQDWWSKGEWTDTLIYAMLASDRQRA from the coding sequence ATGGATCCGATCGAGCTGCCCCTGACCACCGACCGCCTGCAGTTGCGGACGTATCGCGAGTCCGACGCCGAGGCGCTGCTGCCCGTCATGTCGCGCGAGGACGTCTCGCGGTACCTCCTCCAAGACCCCTGGACCGCTGAGGATGCAAAGGCCGAGGTCGCGAAGCGCATTCCGCGAACCGGACTCGAGACCGAATCCCGTGCCCTGGCACTCGTCCTCGAGACAGCAGAGGGCCTCGACGACATCGAAGGCTCGATCGTCATCGGCGCCATCGCCCTCTGGCACGACGGGGAATCAACGGAGAAGGCCGAGATCGGCTGGATCCTCGACCCCGCGGCCGGCGGGCACGGCTTCGCGACCGAAGCGGCCATCGCCGTACTCAATCTCGCCTTCGACCACTACGGGCTGCACCGGGTATTCGCAGGGATGGATGCCCGGAACACCACCTCGGCGAAGCTGGCCGAGAGGATCGGCATGCGGCAGGAAGCACACCTGCGTCAGGACTGGTGGTCGAAGGGCGAATGGACCGACACCCTCATCTACGCGATGCTCGCCAGCGACCGTCAGAGGGCCTGA
- a CDS encoding ABC transporter permease, with protein MSTHQDANTPTTTTSRKSGLATTAQTKRASFTTAIGLVIEREIMVRLKSKAFMISTLLSIVLFGALVAVSGSLPSLFSSTDKVAITSAGATAVEGIDGIEPVSVDSEDEAKDLVTSEEVEAAVVADGQSPVGVTVIAERSAPESLTGELSQVPTVELLDPDAPDPGLTYLIGLGLGLVFFMSAVTFGTTIASSVVEEKQSRIVEILLASTSAKVLMFGKVLACSILAFAQIGLTALSVLIGAAISGNDLVLGKVTEPIAWFIPLFVVGFVMIAALYAAAASMVSRTEDLGSTSSPIMMLIFLPYMGVIIFSSNEAVMAVLSYIPFSAAVAVPMRVFLGTIEWWEPLVSLLILAVTTVLALLLATRIFERSILRSGPKVSWKQALSRPD; from the coding sequence ATGAGCACCCACCAGGATGCGAACACCCCCACCACGACCACCTCCAGGAAGTCGGGGCTGGCGACGACCGCACAGACGAAGCGAGCAAGCTTCACAACCGCCATCGGCCTCGTCATCGAACGTGAGATCATGGTCCGGCTGAAGTCGAAGGCGTTCATGATCTCGACGCTGCTGAGCATCGTCCTCTTCGGAGCACTCGTCGCGGTCTCCGGATCGCTGCCCTCACTGTTCTCGTCCACGGACAAGGTGGCGATCACCTCGGCGGGGGCGACGGCGGTGGAGGGAATCGACGGCATCGAACCTGTCTCCGTCGACAGCGAAGACGAGGCGAAGGACCTCGTGACCTCCGAGGAGGTGGAGGCCGCCGTCGTCGCGGACGGGCAGTCCCCGGTCGGTGTCACGGTCATCGCCGAACGCTCCGCGCCCGAATCGCTGACCGGCGAACTCAGCCAGGTCCCGACGGTCGAACTCCTCGACCCCGACGCCCCGGACCCGGGCCTGACGTACCTGATCGGCTTGGGCCTCGGGCTCGTGTTCTTCATGTCGGCGGTGACCTTCGGCACGACCATCGCCTCGTCCGTGGTGGAGGAGAAGCAGTCACGGATCGTCGAAATCCTGCTCGCGTCCACCTCGGCGAAGGTGCTGATGTTCGGGAAGGTCCTGGCGTGTTCGATCCTCGCCTTCGCACAGATCGGCCTGACGGCACTGTCCGTCCTCATCGGTGCCGCCATCAGCGGAAACGACCTGGTGCTCGGCAAGGTCACCGAGCCGATCGCGTGGTTCATCCCACTCTTCGTCGTCGGCTTCGTCATGATCGCAGCTCTCTACGCCGCGGCCGCCTCGATGGTCTCCCGCACGGAGGACCTGGGTTCGACGTCCAGCCCGATCATGATGCTCATCTTCCTGCCCTACATGGGAGTCATCATCTTCTCGTCCAACGAAGCGGTGATGGCCGTACTGTCCTACATTCCGTTCTCCGCGGCGGTCGCGGTCCCGATGCGAGTCTTCCTCGGCACGATCGAATGGTGGGAGCCGTTGGTCTCCCTGCTCATCCTCGCGGTCACCACCGTCCTGGCGCTGCTGTTGGCGACGAGGATCTTCGAACGCTCCATCCTGCGCTCGGGCCCGAAGGTGTCGTGGAAGCAGGCGCTGAGCCGGCCGGACTGA
- a CDS encoding ABC transporter ATP-binding protein — MITVDAISRSFGDKQVLHDLSFSIGAGRMTGFVGSNGSGKTTTMRIILGVLAADSGRITVDDEDITAAHRSAIGYMPEERGLYPKMPIIDQLIYLARFHGLSRHSARRRGLELLEQLDLGGEPGDNLEAVSLGNQQKVQIAAALIHRPRALVLDEPFSGLDPVAVERTLEVLKDFADTGAPVLFSSHQLDLVERLVDDLVIIDRGRLVANGTADELRRERSSPEWILQTDADMGWVREVPDITVVEFDGNWVRFAAPNPDTAEAVLRRAMSVSSVRSFAPHTVALNRLFQEVTQA; from the coding sequence ATGATCACTGTGGACGCGATTTCGCGCAGCTTCGGCGACAAACAGGTCCTGCACGACCTGAGCTTCTCCATCGGCGCCGGTCGGATGACCGGATTCGTCGGCTCCAACGGCTCCGGCAAGACAACGACCATGCGCATCATCCTCGGCGTGCTCGCCGCGGACTCCGGTCGCATCACCGTCGACGACGAGGACATCACTGCCGCGCACCGCAGCGCGATCGGCTACATGCCCGAGGAGCGCGGCCTCTACCCGAAGATGCCGATCATCGATCAGCTCATCTACCTCGCCCGCTTCCACGGACTCAGCCGTCACTCCGCCCGCCGTCGCGGACTCGAACTCCTCGAGCAGCTCGACTTGGGCGGCGAACCCGGCGACAACCTCGAAGCCGTCAGCCTCGGCAACCAGCAGAAGGTCCAGATCGCCGCGGCCCTCATCCACCGTCCGCGCGCCCTCGTGCTCGATGAGCCCTTCTCCGGACTCGACCCGGTCGCCGTCGAACGCACCCTCGAGGTACTCAAGGATTTCGCCGACACCGGCGCGCCCGTCCTCTTCTCCAGCCACCAGCTCGACCTGGTCGAACGCCTCGTCGACGATCTGGTCATCATCGACCGCGGCCGCCTCGTCGCCAACGGCACCGCCGATGAGCTGCGCCGCGAGCGCAGCAGCCCCGAGTGGATCCTGCAGACCGATGCGGACATGGGGTGGGTCCGCGAGGTCCCCGACATCACCGTCGTCGAGTTCGACGGGAACTGGGTGCGCTTCGCGGCCCCGAATCCGGACACCGCCGAGGCGGTCCTGCGCAGAGCCATGTCCGTGTCCTCGGTGAGGTCCTTCGCCCCGCACACCGTCGCCCTCAACCGACTCTTCCAGGAGGTCACGCAGGCATGA
- a CDS encoding response regulator encodes MIRVLLVDDQSMVRTGFRTILESEDTITVVGEAENGQVAIDRALDLSPDVICMDVQMPVMDGLESTAEIVRRGAAGAVLMLTTFDRDDFLFQALAAGASGFLLKTAEAEQLIDAVTALANGDGLLSPEVTRRVIERSVRSPETTASAAPELELLTDRELEVLHLVATGLSNGEIAGKLFVGEATVKTHVSNLLTKLDIRDRIHAVIFAYENGIVGG; translated from the coding sequence GTGATCCGAGTCCTCCTCGTCGACGACCAGTCGATGGTCCGAACCGGCTTCCGCACCATCCTCGAGAGCGAGGACACCATCACCGTCGTCGGTGAAGCCGAGAACGGGCAGGTTGCCATCGACCGGGCACTCGACCTGTCACCGGACGTCATCTGCATGGACGTCCAGATGCCCGTCATGGACGGACTCGAATCCACCGCGGAGATCGTCCGTCGAGGCGCGGCCGGCGCGGTCCTCATGCTCACCACCTTCGACCGTGACGACTTCCTGTTCCAAGCGCTGGCCGCCGGTGCCAGCGGATTCCTGCTCAAGACCGCCGAGGCGGAGCAGCTCATCGACGCCGTCACAGCCCTGGCGAACGGCGACGGGCTTCTGTCCCCCGAGGTGACCCGACGCGTCATCGAACGCTCCGTGCGCAGCCCCGAGACGACCGCCTCGGCGGCCCCTGAACTGGAGCTGCTCACCGACCGCGAACTCGAGGTCCTCCACCTCGTGGCCACAGGACTGAGCAATGGGGAGATCGCGGGCAAGCTCTTCGTCGGCGAGGCCACCGTCAAGACGCATGTGTCCAATCTGCTGACGAAGCTCGACATCCGCGACCGGATCCACGCCGTCATCTTCGCCTACGAGAACGGAATCGTCGGCGGCTGA